From Thermovibrio guaymasensis:
AATAGCATAAATCTAACCTTAATCTTGTATATTGATTCTGGATATAAAATATAATCCGTTTTATCTAAATTGAATTTCATTATTACACCTCACGATTGGTTTAATTTCAGAATTAAACACCCAATTATTATAGCCGTGAAGGCTAACCATTATTTCACCCATTCGGCTAATAAAAACTATCCTAACCTTCGTTTGTCGATAATAAACCCGATCACCAATTTTATATTTCATCGACTCACCCTCTTCAAAATACCACTCAACCCCGTTCGACTAATCCCAAGCATTTTGGCTGCCTCAGTTTGGCTGCCTCTAGTCTTAATCAAAGCCCTTTCCAAAATAGCTTTTTCAAAACGTTTTCTAATCTTGTAAAAGCTTTCACCTTTGGCTATAGCTTCGTCAATGTCTTGCTCTATGGTTATTTCTGTCATTTCACCCCTCCTTACTTTCCGCTTTAACTTCTTTCAGTGATTCAATTGACTTAATCCAACTTAAAATGTGTGGCTTAGTTATTTCATCCTGACCGTGAAACCAGTAGAACTTTTTTTCTTTTTCAAGAACGTAATAAGGTTCACCAGATCCATTAGGCACAAGAAAATAATGGGTAGCATCTTTTGGTGCTGATTCAAGTATTTCAAATTCACTCATCCCTCAGCTCCCGATTCAACATCCAACAACATGCTGCCTTCCTCTGGATATTCGCTCATCCAAAAGTAATAGCCTTTGCCACTGTGCCCATCTTCAAAAAATTTAATAGTTAGTTCAGTTTCAAGTTGATCTAAATCATTTTCACCATCTGGATTTACAAATTCGAGAAGGCTTTTTAATTGGTGACCATTAAGAGTTATGCTCATTGTTCAGCTCCCGATTCGCTTGGCACTTTATGAAAGTACATCCAATGAGTTGGTGGTTCTATCTCAAAATTTGCCCAAATATGATTTAAGTCTTCATCACAGGTCATATAGTCAATTTCTGGTTGAACATCCGGTGAGTCTGACCAACAAATTAAAACCATAGTGTCTGTTGGTGGCTCTTCATCTTTAGCACTGATCCAAGTTGGCACCGCCTGAGCTTTGGCTTTTTGCCACAATTCCCATTTTTCTTGCATGAAACTATCAACATATCTCCCAATATATGAATATTCATCTTCATCAAGGCTATCTTTCGTAAAAACTTCAAACAAACTTGCTTTTATTGCACATGGTTTTTTTGAATGTTCGTATGCCTCAAACTCACTTCTTAACTTATTAAGATCTGTCATTAGTAAAACTCCTTAACATTAGCCGCACGTTTTTCTTCATCTTTGCAAATCTGGTATGACTCATTAGCAAAGTTTGATGCAATTATGGACTTATCCTCACCATTATAAACAGGGAATGAATAAGCCCAATCCACATTAGCATCCATTAAATTAGCTAATGTATTATCTACACTGCGCATTTCCTCAACCACTTCTTTTGCTTGATACTTTGCATAGCCTTCTTGACGCATCAGCATAGTTGCTTCTGCAAAGTCATACACAGCATCACAAAATCCAGCGTTTGCAAAACTTGGAACCATCAATAACGCAATTAATAATTTTTTCACTTCAAAACCCCTTCTACACCTTTTAAAAACATCATCACATCACCCATTGTTAAATTGCCTTCTTTATGTAAAGCCTTTAACGTCTTGATGTGGCCCGCAACATCATCAATCTTTTGTTGCTGGTGATTATAAATTTTCTCGCATTGCTTATATGCGCTTATATCAAATCTCTCACCCAAGCAAACCTTTCGATAGATTGCATTAAATTCACTCACAATCCACCTCCTTCCAGCATTTACGGCAAACTTTATAAGTCTCGCCAGTTAAATTACTTTCTTTTATTTCCCACTCATGTCGGCAGAATAGGCGTTTTAAAAATTTATAGATCATTTCAATCATCCTTGTTTTGGCGGTTCTGGTAGTGGCATCCAGTGGGTAGCATCTATATCAGCTACTTTTCTACGATATCCGTCATGACAATCTGCCCAGCAAATACCATCCACATTTGATATCCACTTCTTATTTATTCCATTTTTAATTGGATTATTCATTTTTAACCAAGCTACTAATTCATTAGGGCCCGGAAGCTTATCATCAACACTAATCCATTCCATCACTTACCCCTTAACCAATTAAATACGATCATTACAGCGTGATATGCAATCAACACCGACCCTCTAAGCAAATCTGTTACCGCGTACTTTAATACCCTTAGATTTACCCTTAACTCTTTTTGGTGATCCATTTTTCAATACCTTGTATTTGCGCACCACAATTAATGGAAATAAAACCACACTTAGGATTATAGATAAAACACCAGCTAAAGCCCAAAACAACTCAACCAACAATTTAGGCGCATGTTTAAACATCTTAGCCACATCAACAATTGCCAACCATAAAGCTTTAACTAGAATCATTTTATCTCTCCTCTTTATATTCTCAATAGTAAATTATATTTATAATTAATGCAAGAATTTTATGCAAAAAAAATCCGCATCTTGGGGTTAGATACGGATATAAAAAGTTTTTCAGTTCGCTAACTATAGCAAATTTTTAGTTAATTGCAACATCCAATTCAAAAACTTTTATCTTGATTAAACCACCTTTAATAACTGACCCGCGTTCAATATGCAAAATATCAAACTGCTCATCATCATGACATAACCCATTTTTAACAAGACTATCGATAACCGATTTAAGCGAATTATCGCAATCGCGCTTACGCTTATCTGGATAGCAAAAAACAATATCCAGTCTAAGCCGCTTATCACTCATCAATGGTTTTACCCAATGCGCCAAATCTTTTGTAAACTTAACTCCTTTTGGCGTGATAAACCTTCTATTTCCATTTGCCCGCCAATAAGTATTTACTGACGGAGCAACTAGCGGAACTTCGACATCAAGAATTAACTTCATCTTCCTTTCTCATTTCCTCATATCTCAATAAAGAATCAATTGCCTCATGAACATCTTTATCCACATCTTTAACCCCGCGCCCACCAGCACAAAGCAATTTCTTAACTGCATGCTGAATGCACGGATCCGTAACATCAAATAACTTCAATACACGGTAAACATCAATCTCAAGCAAATTAGATACATCTTTAAAATAATGAGAGTGTTTCTTTTCAGTGAAAAAATCAGCACCCACAACAGAATCATCTCCTGTTTGATGAGCTTTTCTATCCCAAACTAATTTATCAGCATTTTTACTATTGATGGAAGTATATTTAACCCACCGTCCATTTGTGACAGTATTCATAAAACAGTTTTTATCGTTAACAAAATTAATCCCACCGCTTACATTCAGTCGAGCTTCGATAGCATCTTCTGGAATTTCAATTTTCTCAACATACTTTGGGCAACAATCCATATCATCACGATAATAATGATACTTTCCATCTTCAGTTTTTAATAACCATTCTTTCATTTCTCACCCTCACATAAAACATAATTACGTTCATCTTCACTTTTCTTAGCTTCTAGCTCAAGGTGAATCTTTTTCCATTGCTCTATTAGCATTTCTTTCGTTTCGCCATCAATTAAAGGCTCAGACCCGTTAATCTTGTCGCGCAATTTCTTTAAACTCATCCCTCAACTCCCAATCCAAATTCAGGATTCATTAACTTAATTGATTTAAACTCCATTTCATGTCTAAAGCTTTTGAATGTAGAAAAGCATGTTAAGCAACAATGATTAGTCTTAACCACAAATTCACCATTACCCACTTCTTTCAAATAAGCCTCAAGCTCATGATTAAAGCCAAGCCATTTCTTTTTAAACCCACCATCATTGACATAAATGTCAGATTCAATGTCACCCAAGAACTGCCACAAATGCATAACGGTATCGGTAGCTAGTTGAAACTCACAATCAACCGTTTCGCCTGTTTTCTCATTAACCGCATGAATTCGACTAACGATATGAAAACTTTGCTCTGCTGGGATGGTCTGCGTCTTTAATGCTAAAGCTAGATCACCCTTATGCGCCTTCATCCAGACTTTAAGAGGAGTATGGGTAGACTCTTGCGGATCCACACCATTAAGCAAGTGATGAAGCTCAATAATATTTTTAGTCTCATTAACTTCCCAAGTCATTTGAAACTTGTGAACCTTCTGCTTTACAACCTGCTTCCCGTTGTATTTTTTATTTCGCTTTTTCATACAGCACCTTTGATTTTTCTTAGCTGCTCTACGACTTGCTTGATCTCGTCTTCGGTTTTCCAAGCGCCAAATCTTTGAAAATATGAGTCGTTTTCATTTCCGCAAACACAAGCCCAATCATAATCTTTTCCACCAAGAAGCTTTAAATACCAATATTTTTCACCCACCTTAGGCTCAAAAGGCTTCGGCAGCTCAAGTTCAAGCTTGACGGTTTGGGGTTTTAGGCGGAATAGTTTTTCATTTAAATACTTCAAAAAAACATCAACCTTACCATCCATTGAGAGAAAGTACGTTTCAATTCCACTTGAAAACTTACCCTCAATTTCCTCTGGATTTACGCCATCCGCCAAAGCTCGCAACGCATCCGCACCGCTAATCAAATCATTATCTTTTAAATCTTCCATCACACACCCCACACCATATTGTGAATTAACTTACTTAACCCCATTACTGCAAAAATCACGATCAAATAAAACAAAACCATGACTTTTGCAAATTCTATAAACTCTTTGCTCATTTGTTGTTAATCTGGTTATTTACGATTACTGTCTGGTTGCCGCCTTTATTTGACAATGACCAGAACAAGCTCCAGAACCAGAACAATACAGACCAACCTAAAAACAAATTCATTGCAAAGATTGACCATTTACTTGCATGCCACGCATAAAACCAATAATACTAGGCGCGAAATACATAATTACTGTAAAAACTAAAACCAATTCCATAATAAAACTCTCTGTTAATTTATATTCTCAATAGTAAATACTATCGAGAACAATTGCAACTGTTTTTTAAATTATTTGCATGTGATTATGGGTTTAATCCTAAATCTCGCATCAAATATATTTAAGATAACCTTGTTTGGATAATAACGCCGACGCAAGCCAGCCGGTCCCGCAGCAACAAATTCATAATTCGAAGTCATAAAATCACCATCCCGACAACTCGAACTTATTAGAATAACCCTTGTTTTGTACTTAGAGTCATAAAAACATGTTTGACCAATAAATGAATCACGCATCATTTTGTCGAAATTATAAAATCTATCATCTGATTTTCTAAACCAAGATTTTAGTATATTTTTCACAATCTACACCCCTTCTCTATCTCTTCATCCGTTGCGTGACGTAAACATTTAGTACCTGCGCGCAAACTATCAATCTTGTGGATAACACTGTCTTTGCTATATTCCTCCTTAAATACAACAAGGTCGCCTATTTCAAAAATATTGTTTTGTCGGCGGTATTCGAGTAAAGCTGATTTTAATTCATCATAGTGCTTTTTTAGCCCTATTTGCGACATTTTTAAGCTTTTTGCTGCCCCATATCCACCCAATCTATCAATTAAATTCATTTAAAAATCCTCTTGGCTTTTTCTGTTACTTTGTAAAAATTACCGTCTTTTTCAACAAATCCAAGCTTAATAAACTCTCGAATAATTACGTTAGCTTGCGGTTGAGAAATCTCAAAGTATTCTTCAAAATCCAATCTACTAAAATACTTTTTTGCATAAAAACTTAAGTAGTGAAGCATCTCAATTCGTTTTTCAAATATTGACATATTAATCACCTTTAATAAGTTGCAATGAAGCTTGCTGAACTGTCATTCCAGAGTCCACAAGGGCTTGCAATTTAGCTTTTGTTTCATCCCACTTTTCCTTTTGCTCTTCTGTTTCAAACTCTAAATAGTTCTTAGGAATAGCCTTATATTTTGGTTTATCAATTTTAGGCGGTTCAATCCAAATAGATTGACTTTCACCTTTAGCAACAAACTCTTTTACCACCTCTACATAAGCATCTTTAAATGCCTCATAAGCATAATATTTTGCTTTCTCGTAATTATTAGCCCATTGCAACTGATTAAACATGCCGTAAACGCGATTGTAAGCCTCTCTCTCCGCGTTTGTGATCTTAGTTGTGCAATCTATCAACCAAGCCTCAATATTCGCCAATGCGGCGTTTTTAGTGCGATATGACGCATGTATTGGGTCAATATCAGAAGTAAATCCCTTAATCCCAAGACACCATTTACGGAACATAGCTGGATCTGGACAATACCCATTGTCGCGCACTTGAATCATTCCCTTTTCAATTTGATCTCGTGTTAAGCCATCAAGACACAACTTGAACGCATAGGCAATTTGTTCACTAGTCAGTCCAGCAAAGGTTTTTTCAAATGAACGTGGAGCAATACCCTTGATTGTTGCGGCTACGTTTACTGGATTGATTGGCTCAACTTGTTTTTCAGTATGGTGTGTAATTTGCATTTTCTAACTCCCATTGTTCGCTCAATTGTTGAAGTTCTTGCATTCGGTTGTTTTGTGGTTGACTGAAATGTTTATCTTGCTTTGGCATATAAACATCAGACCAACTTGAAACAATCGAATTTTCCAGTGCCTGTTTTGCATGAATACCAAAACCATCTAACTTCTTCAGAATCTTTTTTGCTGCCAATTCAGAAAGTGGTTTCTTGATTGATTTACGCATTTCAACAAAATCAATCCAATCTTTCTTTTCTACGTTTGAAGGTAGTTCACAATCAACAGGGTCAAATTTTTTTACTTCGCCCTTATTAATATTAGTATCTTTAATAGTTTCTTTTGATAGTTTCTTTTGTGTGTCAAAATTCTTTACCTTTAGAAGTAAAAATTCTTTACCTTTGATGTTAAAATTTTTTACTAGTAAAGATTTTTTACCTCTAAATTTTAAGAAAACACCATCATGAGAAAATGAAAGATTTAATTCATATTCATTACCGTGTTTTGTAAATCTAGTCTTCTTAATAAGACCAAGATTTATTAACTCATCAATAGCTTTAATTACAGTTGGCTTTGACTTTCCTGTTAGTTCCATGAATTGACTAATTGCAATAGCATCACGTTTTTGATCCCATCCTTTTGTTTTGCGGATAAGAACAACATAAATCTTAAATGCTGAATCACTTAACTTTGCCGCTAAATCATCAATTACAACATTAGGGACTTGCGTGTAGTTGGGCGCATAAACCTTACTCATCTTTATCTGACTCGCACAAGTGGGAAATATCATCAATGGCGCTTGCAATGTGAGACAAAACAACATCACCATAACCATACTTTGCTTCACGGATAGCTACTTGCAAATTTGATTTGCATGACTTAATTGCTTCCTGCAAAGTTTTATTATTTTCTTCACGTTCTAGCAATTGATTCATGCGCTTAGGTGGCAAAACATAAGCTAATGGGCTTCCATACTTTGTTATAATTGCCGGGCGAGCCAATCCAACCAATAAAGCTGGATCTTTCTTAATTTCACTTAGTTTTAAAATATTGGTAATCATTCAGTTCTCCTTAATTTGTTATTAAAATATAGTACTAAATTTGGTACTTGTAAAATCAATAATTCAAATATAAAAAATCAGAAAAACT
This genomic window contains:
- a CDS encoding helix-turn-helix domain-containing protein; the encoded protein is MTEITIEQDIDEAIAKGESFYKIRKRFEKAILERALIKTRGSQTEAAKMLGISRTGLSGILKRVSR
- a CDS encoding DUF551 domain-containing protein, with amino-acid sequence MTDLNKLRSEFEAYEHSKKPCAIKASLFEVFTKDSLDEDEYSYIGRYVDSFMQEKWELWQKAKAQAVPTWISAKDEEPPTDTMVLICWSDSPDVQPEIDYMTCDEDLNHIWANFEIEPPTHWMYFHKVPSESGAEQ
- a CDS encoding DUF551 domain-containing protein, whose protein sequence is MEWISVDDKLPGPNELVAWLKMNNPIKNGINKKWISNVDGICWADCHDGYRRKVADIDATHWMPLPEPPKQG
- a CDS encoding RusA family crossover junction endodeoxyribonuclease is translated as MKLILDVEVPLVAPSVNTYWRANGNRRFITPKGVKFTKDLAHWVKPLMSDKRLRLDIVFCYPDKRKRDCDNSLKSVIDSLVKNGLCHDDEQFDILHIERGSVIKGGLIKIKVFELDVAIN
- a CDS encoding replication protein, which codes for MSKVYAPNYTQVPNVVIDDLAAKLSDSAFKIYVVLIRKTKGWDQKRDAIAISQFMELTGKSKPTVIKAIDELINLGLIKKTRFTKHGNEYELNLSFSHDGVFLKFRGKKSLLVKNFNIKGKEFLLLKVKNFDTQKKLSKETIKDTNINKGEVKKFDPVDCELPSNVEKKDWIDFVEMRKSIKKPLSELAAKKILKKLDGFGIHAKQALENSIVSSWSDVYMPKQDKHFSQPQNNRMQELQQLSEQWELENANYTPY